One Ictalurus furcatus strain D&B chromosome 25, Billie_1.0, whole genome shotgun sequence DNA window includes the following coding sequences:
- the pdia6 gene encoding protein disulfide-isomerase A6, whose protein sequence is MRAFFGVLACSLTVLSVHGLYSASDDVIELNPSNFNREVLQSDSLWLVEFYAPWCGHCQSLVPEWKKAATALKGVVKVGAVDADQHKSLGGQYGVRGFPTIKIFGANKHKPEDYQGGRSSQAIVEAALNAARSLVKDRLSGKSGGSDYSRQSSGGGNKKDVVELTDDNFDRMVLDGDAVWMVEFFAPWCGHCKNLEPEWTAAATQVKEQTSGRVKLGAVDATVHQGLASRYGIKGFPTIKIFRKGEEPEDYQGGRTRSDIIARAVDLFSDNAPPPELLEILNEDILKKTCEDHQLCIIAVLPHILDTGAAGRNAYLEVMMKMAEKYKKKMWGWLWTESGAQMELEASLGIGGFGYPAMAAINARKMKFALLKGSFSETGIYEFLRDLSVGRGSTATITGGALPKIHTVEAWDGKDGVLPVEDDIDLSDVDLDDLDKDEL, encoded by the exons GTGTGTTGGCGTGCTCCTTGACGGTCCTCTCTGTCCACGGACTCTACTCTGCCAGTGACGACGTGATCGAGCTCAATCCTTCAAACTTCAACAGGGAGGTTCTGCAGAGTGACAGTTTGTGGCTGGTGGAGTTTTACGCCCCCTG GTGTGGACACTGCCAGAGCCTGGTCCCAGAATGGAAGAAAGCAGCCACAGCTTTGAAG GGTGTTGTTAAAGTGGGAGCCGTTGATGCAGACCAACACAAGTCACTGGGAGGCCAGTATGGAGTTCGTGGTTTCCCCACCATCAAGATCTTTGGTGCTAACAAGCATAAGCCTGAGGACTACCAAG GTGGACGCAGCAGTCAGGCGATCGTCGAGGCGGCTCTGAATGCAGCGCGATCTCTAGTGAAAGACCGACTGAGTGGAAAGTCTGGAGGTTCTGACTACAGCAGACAG AGCTCTGGTGGTGGCAATAAGAAAGACGTGGTGGAGCTGACCGACGATAACTTTGACCGCATGGTTTTGGACGGCGATGCTGtgtggatggtggaattctttgCGCCTTGGTGTGGACACTGTAAAAA TCTCGAGCCCGAATGGACCGCTGCAGCTACTCAGGTCAAAGAGCAGACCAGTGGTAGAGTGAAGCTGGGAGCCGTAGACGCTACTGTTCATCAGGGTCTGGCAAGCCGCTACGGA ATCAAAGGATTCCCTACCATTAAGATCTTCCGAAAAGGAGAGGAACCGGAGGACTACCAGGGCGGACGCACGCGCTCGGACATCATTGCCCGTGCCGTTGACCTTTTCTCAGACAATGCCCCTCCTCCAGAACTACTAGAG attttgaaTGAAGACATTTTGAAGAAGACCTGTGAGGATCATCAGCTGTGTATTATTGCTGTTTTGCCTCATATTCTAGATACAG gtgcgGCAGGTAGAAATGCCTATCTGGAAGTCATGATGAAGATGGCTGAGAAGTACAAGAAGAAGATGTGGGG CTGGCTGTGGACTGAATCTGGAGCTCAGATGGAACTCGAGGCCTCTTTGGGGATCGGTGGTTTCGGCTACCCAGCCATGGCAGCTATTAATGCTCGCAAGATGAAGTTTGCTCTTCTTAAAGGCTCGTTCAGTGAGACAGGAATCTATGAGTTCTTGAG GGATCTCTCTGTCGGGCGTGGCTCCACTGCCACAATAACAGGTGGGGCTTTACCCAAGATCCACACTGTAGAAGCCTGGGACGGGAAGGATGGAGTc CTTCCTGTGGAGGATGACATTGACTTGAGTGATGTGGATCTGGATGACTTGGACAAGGATGAATTATGA